From the genome of Psychrilyobacter atlanticus DSM 19335, one region includes:
- a CDS encoding DUF1456 family protein: protein MNNNDVLRRFRYALDMSDKEVIGAFKESGHIIDKEGVLNLLKKDEEEGFVKCNNRLLGMFLDGVIVQRRGRQEVKPGETPRKPEVMTSNNINNQILKKIKIALNLKTEDMVAIWELADIYISNSDLTALFRKKGQKNYKECLDKFLRTFLKGLAVKYRK, encoded by the coding sequence ATGAATAATAACGATGTACTACGTAGATTTAGGTACGCTTTGGATATGAGTGATAAAGAGGTAATTGGCGCATTTAAAGAATCAGGGCATATAATAGATAAAGAAGGAGTTCTTAATCTATTAAAAAAAGATGAAGAAGAAGGATTTGTAAAGTGTAACAATAGATTGCTAGGGATGTTCTTAGATGGTGTAATAGTGCAAAGGAGAGGAAGACAAGAGGTAAAACCTGGAGAAACTCCAAGAAAACCAGAGGTAATGACATCTAATAATATTAATAACCAAATTCTTAAAAAAATAAAGATAGCTTTAAACTTGAAAACTGAAGATATGGTAGCAATATGGGAATTAGCAGATATCTATATTTCAAACTCAGATCTGACTGCATTATTTAGAAAAAAAGGACAGAAAAACTATAAGGAATGTTTAGACAAATTCTTAAGAACCTTTTTAAAGGGACTGGCTGTAAAATATAGAAAGTAG
- a CDS encoding DUF559 domain-containing protein, with protein sequence MEIFNLKKSKPLKSRIKIQLTAEEKQIWNYIKDRKLYNLKFQKKYEMGRYIANFYCPEIEFAIQIDNDKHTKKYEKVRDEYLYSIGVTYLRFSSSEIKSNLKDILKKIETAVSGLKN encoded by the coding sequence GTGGAAATTTTTAATCTGAAAAAATCAAAACCATTAAAATCTAGGATAAAAATACAGCTAACTGCTGAAGAAAAACAAATATGGAACTATATAAAGGATAGAAAACTTTATAACTTAAAATTTCAAAAAAAATATGAAATGGGAAGGTATATTGCTAATTTTTACTGTCCTGAGATAGAGTTTGCTATACAGATTGATAATGATAAGCACACTAAAAAATATGAAAAAGTAAGGGATGAATATCTATATTCTATAGGGGTAACTTACCTTCGATTTAGCAGTAGTGAAATAAAGAGTAATCTAAAAGATATACTAAAAAAAATAGAGACAGCTGTAAGCGGTCTTAAAAATTAA